Sequence from the Malaciobacter pacificus genome:
TATCAACTCCAAACTTAACAGGTGGAACTGCAACAATGCTTAAAAACCACCACTTAACAAAACCAGTATTAATTGGTGAAATTCAAGAAGACGGTCAATTTGAAACAGTATGGTCAACTGAAGGTGAAGTTGCAGGTGATGCATGGTCTGATTTCTTACCAAGTTCAAAAGATGTAATCTCTGACTGGACTGCACCAATCAACTGTGGTAACTACAACACTATTACTAAAAAGTGTTCAGGTCAAAATTTCTAATAACTTATAACTAAAAGATAAAAGAGAGAACTCTCCCTCTCTTTTATCCTTACAAAAAAACAATCAGGACTACTAAATGAAAACAATATTTAAAATAATTTTTCTTAATTTATTAATCCTATCATCTATGTTTTCAGCTTCATTTGAAGAAGATATTAAAGCTTTAGATACAAAAAGTTTTAAAACAAAACAACAAATAGTAGAGCAATTAGCAAACAACTATAGCGAAGATGATAGATTATCAATTCTTTTATCAAAAATGGTACAAGGTGATATCTATGTTACAAAAGAAGAAAAGACTTTTGTGATTTTAGATAAAAAAGAAGGAAATTCATATCATACAATTGATCTTTTAACAAACTCTGCACTACCAGCTATTGATAAGTACAGTTTAAAAAAGGTTAAAACAAATAATAAATTAAGAAGTGTTATAAAAAATCTACTAGCACAGATGAATCTTTTCTCTAAAAATAGAGATAAAAGATTAAAATCAGCAAAAAATATTTTAGATAACGTGTCAATTGATGATGAAGAGCTTATAAACAAAGCTTTAAAAAGTGAAAAAGACTCAAATATAATTGAAGTTTTAACTGAAGCAAAAAATATTATTGTTGCTAATAATTACACAGGTGAACAGCAGTTAAATGCTGTAGTTGCACTTGGAGATTTTATCTCATCTAAATCATTAGCAACACTAAAAGCCATTGAACAAAATAAATCATCAAGTGTTGAACTTAAAAAAGCAGCAGCAAAATCAATAGCATCTGTTGAAAGCTCTAGAAGTTTCTATTCTGTATTAGAAACTGCATTTTTTGGTTTATCTCAAGGTTCAGTTTTACTTTTAGCTGCAATTGGACTAGCTATTACATTTGGTGTTATGAAAGTAATTAATATGGCTCATGGTGAGTTAATCATGATTGGAGCATATACAACATATACAATCCAACAAATCATGCCAGGTCTTATTGAGTATTCAATTATTATTGCGATTCCTGCAGCATTTATTGTAAGTGGAATTGTAGGTATTTTAATTGAAAGATTAGTTATCAGACACTTATATGGAAGACCACTTGAAACACTTTTAGCCACATTCGGTATTAGTTTAATTTTACAACAACTAGTAAGAACTATTTATTCTCCACTAAATCAAGAGGTTAAAACACCAGATTGGATGAGTGGTGCACTTGAAGTTAATAGTGCATTATCTTTAACATACAATAGATTATATATCATTATTTTTGCAGTGATTGTTTTCCTTGCAATTTTATATGTGATGAAAAAAACAAGCTTAGGTTTAAAAGTGCGAGCAGTTTCTCAAAATAGACCAATCGCAAGAGCAATGGGTATCAAATCAAGTTATATCGATGCTATGACATTTGGTATTGGTTCTGGTATTGCAGGAGTTGCAGGAGTTGCACTATCTCAGCTTACAAATGTTGGACCAAATTTAGGACAAGCATATATTGTAGATTCATTTATGGTTGTTGTATTTGGTGGAGTTGGTAACTTATGGGGAACACTAATCGCTGCATTCTCACTTGGTGAAATCAATAAATTCATCGAACCAGTTGCAGGAGCAGTTTTAGCAAAAGTTATCATCTTAGTATTTATTATTTTATTTATTCAAAAGAAACCAAGAGGTCTTTTCCCACAAAAGGGAAGAGATGCAGAGGACTAGGCCATGAGACAACCATTAGTATTAAAAATTTTAGAAAATGACAAAGGTGGGAAAATAGTACTTTCAACTCTAGCAGTTGTAGTACTTGTAGTTGCATTTTGTAATTTATTTGTTCCTGCTGATTCAGTGTTTTATATTTCGACTTTTACAGTTACGATTTTAGGTAAATATTTAGCATTTGCTCTTTTAGCACTTGCACTTGATTTAGTTTGGGGTTATTTAGGTGTTCTTAGTCTTGGTCATGGTGCATTTTTCGCCCTTGGTGGATATGCTTGGGCTATGTATCTTATGAGACAAATCGGTGATAGAGGGGTTTATGGAAACCCTGAATTACCTGACTTCATGGTATTTATGAACTTAAAAGAGTTACCATGGTTTTGGTATGGTTTTGATAATCCTTTATTTGCACTAATTATGGTAGCTTTAGTTCCAGGTATTTTGGCTTTTGTATTTGGTTGGTTAGCATTTAAATCAAGAGTTACAGGAGTTTACCTTTCAATCATCACTCAAGCTTTAACATATGCACTTATGTTAGCATTCTTTAGAAATGATATGGGATTTGGTGGAAACAACGGTCTAACAGATTTTAAAGATATTTTAGGATTTGATCTTCAAGCTGATACTACTAGAGTAGGGCTTTTAATCATCACATTTTTAGCTTTAGCAGCAGGATATTTAATCTGTAGATTTATCATCAACTCAAGACTTGGTAGAGTAGTAATTTCTATTAGAGATGCTGAAAGTAGAGTAAGGTTTTTGGGATACAAAGTAGAACAATATAAACTATTTATATTTGTAGTATCAGCTGTATTAGCTGCTATTGCAGGTGCTTTATATGTACCACAAGTTGGGATTATCAATCCTGGTGTATTTAGTCCACTGTTCTCAATTGAACTTGTAATTTGGGTTGCAATTGGTGGAAGAGGAACTTTATATGGAGCAATTATTGGAGCTATTATTGTAAGTTATGCAAGTACATACTTCACATCAGCTCTTCCAGAAGTTTGGTTATATGCACTTGGTGCACTATTTGTTGTAGTAACTTTATACTTACCAAAAGGTGTAGTAGGGCTTATATCTCAAATTAATTCAAAAGTTAAAAAGGCGTAGAAATGAAACTATTAAAACACGAAAATGAACAAAGAATTGGAAATCTAAAAAAGGGTGACAGAATCCTTTTAGTAGATGGTGTAAGTGTTAGTTTTGATGGATTCAAAGCCTTAAATAATCTAAGTTTTTCTATCAATTATGGTGAACTTAGATGTATTATTGGTGCAAATGGTGCAGGAAAATCTACAATGATGGATGTAGTAACTGGTAAAACAAAACCGCATACGGGTCATGTGATTTTTGGTGAAGCTGTTGATTTACTAGAGATGGATGAGCCAAGTATTGCTGAGATTGGGATAGGAAGAAAGTTTCAAAAACCAACTGTTTTTCAAAACAATACAGTATTTGAAAATCTTGAACTTGCTATGAAAGATGATAAAAGATTTTTCAAAACTCTTTTTTCAAAATTAAATGGTGAGCAAAGAGATAAAATCGAAGAGACTATGAAACTAATCGGTCTTCAAGAATTATCTAGTCAAGAAGCAGGCATCTTATCTCACGGTCAAAAACAGTGGCTAGAAATTGGTATGTTAATTATGCAAGAACCAAAACTATTACTAGTGGATGAACCAGTTGCTGGTATGACTCCACAAGAGGTAGAAAATACTGCTGAGATTTTAACAAATCTTGCAAAAGATAATGCAGTTGTTGTAGTGGAACATGATATGGAGTTTATTAGAAGTATTGCAAAAAAAGTTACAGTACTTCACGAAGGTTCAGTTTTAGCTGAGGGTAACATGGATGCAATACAGAATAATGAAGATGTAAGAAAAGTATATTTGGGGGAATAAGATATGTTAAAGATAGAAAAAGTAAATCAATTTTACGGACAAAGTCACACTTTATGGGATTTGGATTTAGAGTTCAAAAAAGGTAGATGTACTTGTGTTATGGGAAGAAATGGTGTTGGAAAAACAACACTTAGTAAAGTAATCATGGGATTACTTCCTATCAAAGATGGTGGGTTGATTTATAATGGAAGTGATATTTCAAAACTATCAGATCATAAAAGAGCAAGTATTGCTATAGGATATGTACCACAGGGAAGAGAGATTTTCTCACAACTTACAGTTTTAGAAAATCTTCAAATAGGTGTACTATCAAATAGAAATAAAATCAAAGAAGTTCCTTCTAAAATTTATGATTTATTTCCAGTTTTAAAAGATATGGCTCATAGAAAAGGTGGAGATTTATCAGGTGGTCAGCAACAACAACTCGCAATTGCAAGAGCACTTTGTATCGACCCAGATTTTTTAATACTTGATGAACCAAGTGAAGGAATCCAACCAAATATCGTAGCTCAAATTGGTGAAGTAATAGACTACCTTACAAAAGAAGAAAATATCACAGTAATGTTAGTAGAACAAAAACTACCATTTGCAAGACGTCATGGTGATGACTTTTATGTACTAGATAGAGGTAGTGTTGTTGCAAATGGTGAAATCAGCCAGTTAAGTGATGATATTATTAAGAAGTATATGTCGGTTTAAATATTTCTTTTTTATTCCCAACTTTTTAGTTGGGAATCTTTCAATAATAGTACTTTTATTGATTATATCAATTTTTGCTTTAGGTATTAACTTTATTATTTTGTATATTGTTAAGCCTAAGGGAAAAAAGGATAGACACTTTTTTTAGACACCTTCTTCATTAAAACCCATAAGAAAAAGGGAACAGACACTTTTAATATTCTCTTTTTCTTCTCTAAATTGACAACAACATAAATTAAATGTATAATTAAGTATTAAAAAAAGTACTTAAAAAGGTATCAAAATGAATACTATATTAGCAAACTATACAGCAAGTATTACAGAACTTAAAAAATCTCCAACTGAATTATTAAAAAATGCAGGAGATGAAGCAATAGCTATTTTAAATCATAATAGCCCAAGTGCATACTTAATTCCATCAAAAACTTATGAAAAAATGATGGAAATAATAGAAGAATATCAATTATCTAAATTAGTAGAAGAAAGATTAAATGATAGTGAAAAATCTATCAAAGTAGATATTGATGAGTTATAGTCTAGAGTTTAATCCAAAGGCTTTAAAAGAGTGGTCAAAACTAAATAGTACTATAAAAGAACAATTCAAAAAGAAACTAAAAGAAAGACTTGAAAATCCAAGAATCCCAAAAGATAAGCTTAGTGGTTTTGAAAATGTCTATAAAATCAAACTAAGAAATATAGGTTATAGACTAGCTTATGAAGTTAAAGATGAACAAATAGTTGTTTTAGTTCTAACTGTTGGTAGAAGAGAAAATAACGAAGTCTATAAAAATCTTAAAAAATAAAATTAGCTGAATTTAATTCTCTTCTTTTTTCTCTCCTAATATGTTAATATTTACTAATGTTTTATACAAATTATCAATAGGAGTAAATATGCAAAATCTTTTTATAAAACTTATAATATTTATCTTTGTAATAAATCTTTCTTTATATGCTAGAAGTGAAAATGATACAAATGCAGTATTAAATCTAAAAGCTTACGCAGTATTTAAAATGGGACAATATGATGAAGCTAGAGCTATTTGGGAAGACTTAGCAAAGAAAGGAAATACTACTGCTCTGATAAATTTAGCAAATCTTTTCGAGCAAGGTAATGGTGTAAAAAAAGATAGAAAAGAGGCTTTAAAATACATCCAAAAGGCAGCAGAACTAAATGATGATAGAGCACAATATGAACTTGGAATTGAGTATGAAAAAGGTATACATCTACCTAGAGACATAGATAAAGCAGAGTATTGGCTAAAAAAATCTTGTGAAAATGAAAATAGTGATGCTTATTTAGCTTATGGAATCATGCTTGCAACAGCAAAAGGAAAAGGTGTTGAAAATATAACAAATGAGCAAAAAGTAGAAGCCTTAAAATGGTTAAAATTAGCAAAGCAAGAGGGTGAATCTGAAGCCGCAGATTATATAAGAATTTTAGAGAAAAAATAAAAAATTTTCATATTTGTTGCTTTAGTGTTGCCTCCTAAATATATCAATAAATCAATTCAAAATCAAACTCCTTAAATGTGTATAAAATATATACAGATGAAGAAAAAGTAGACTACACTTTTTTGATAAAATATTTACTAATAAAAACACAAATTTTAGGAAAAATATGAGTATAAAGTTTAGTTTTACAAATGATAGATTTAGTTTAGATAAGCTTTGTTTACCATCAAGACACTATTATTTTAAGATGTGCGAAAACTATATAAAACTATTAAATATAGGTGAGGGTATTTTTCCTAAAGATAGAGTAAAAACAGCATTTACTCTATCAAACTCAAATCTTATTATAACAACTGAATCAGCAACAAAAATTTATCCATCAAAAAAAGAGTATGGAATCAACTCTATAAATATAGATTTAAAAAACTCAAATTTAGAGTTTATAAATGATGAACTGATTTTATATAAAGATTCAAAATATATTCAAACTTTTAGATTAAATTTTGATGAGGAATCAACTTTTTTCTATACAGATATCTTAACTGATGGAAGAAGCTTTGAGAACTTTGATTTTTCATCAATGCTTATTAAAAACTCTTTTTATGAAAACAAAAAATTAGAGTATTTAGAGAAGTTTGAAGTTACTGGAGATAGTTTGAAAAACTACATTAAAAGAAAATCATCACAAAATCAGATTTTTGCAAAGATGTACATAAAAACAAAAAACAATGATGAATTTTTAAATCTTTTACATTCAAATGAATTTGAAAGTTTCACATACAGTTGTGAAAAAAGAATCATCATCGGAGTTATTAGTTCAAACTCTATGTATGAATTAAAAAACAGTATGTTTTCTATATGGGAACTATATAGAAAAAATCTAAATAAAAAAGCATTTGTTTTAGGTAAACAATAAATCACTAAGGAGGAATTAGCCATATGTTTTTAACAAATCGTGAGCAAGAGAAATTGCTTATTTATACTGCTTCAAAATTAGCGTGTGAACGAAAAGAAAGAGGTTTACAACTAAACTATCCAGAAGCTGTAGCAATCTTGAGTTCTTATATTTTAGAGGGTGCAAGAGATGGGAAAAGTGTTGCACAACTTATGGTAGATGCTACAAAAGTTCTAAAAGAAGAAGATGTTCTTCCTGGTGTTGCTTCTATGATGCATATGGTTCAAGTAGAAGCTACTTTTAATGACGGTACAAAATTAGTAACTGTTCATGACCCAATTCCTTATGATAAGAATGATATTGCCCCAGGTGAGTATTTTATTGATGAGGGTGAAATTGAATTAAATACAGGTTGTGAGACTACTACAATTGAAGTAGAAAACAAAGGTGATAGACCAGTTCAAATAGGTTCTCACTATCACTTTTTTGAAGTAAATAAAGAGCTAAATTTTGAAAGAATTGAAGCCTATGGAAAAAGACTTGATATTCCTGCTGGAACTTCTGTGAGATTTGAACCAGGAAGTAAGAAAAGTATCACGCTAGTTGATTTTACAGGTAAAAGATATATGAGTGGTTTTAATGGTTTAGTTGAAGGTAATTTAGATGATGAATCAACTAAAGCAAAAGCAATAGAAAATTTAAAAACATTTTTAGGAGAGTAGTGATGAAGATATCAAAAGAAAAATATGCTTCAATGTATGGACCAACGACAAATGATAGATTTAGACTTGCAGATACTTCACTTATCGCTAAAATAGAAAAAGATTACACAACATATGGTGAAGAGAGTAAATTTGGTGGTGGTAAGACTATTAGAGATGGTATGGCACAAAGTCCAACTGCAACAGAAGTAGCTGATTTAATTATCACAAATGCGATTATTATAGATTTTACTGGAATTTACAAAGCTGATATTGGTATCAAAGATGGGATTATAATAGCCATTGGAAAATCAGGAAATCCAAATCTATGTGATGGAATTACTCCTGAGTTAGAAATAGGTGCAAATACTGAGATTTTATCAGCTGAGGGTAAAATTATCACTGCTGGTGGAATTGATTCACATATTCACTTTATTAGTCCTGGTCAAATTGATGAGGCATTAAGTTCAGGTGTTACTACTATGGTAGGAGGAGGAACGGGTCCAAATACTGGTACTAATGCTACTACTTGTACACCTGGTGAGTGGAATATATCAAAGATGATTCAAAGTGTTGATGATATTCCTATGAACTTTGGTTTTATGGGTAAAGGAAATAGTTCATCTTATGAAGCTTTAAAAATGCAAATAGAAGCTGGAGCTATGGGATTAAAACTTCATGAAGACTGGGGAAGTACACCAAATGCTATTGATACATGTTTAAAAGTTGCAGATGATTTTGATGTACAAGTTGCTATTCATACTGATACTTTAAATGAATCAGGATTTGTGGATAACACAGTTGATAGTTTCAAAAATAGAACTATCCATACATTTCATAGTGAAGGTGCTGGTGGTGGTCACGCACCTGATATTATGAAAGTTGCTGGAATGGAAAATATTTTACCATCAAGTACAAATCCAACACTTCCATATACAAAAAATACTATTGAAGAGCACCTTGATATGCTTATGGTTTGTCACCACTTAAGCCCAAAGATTCCTGAAGATGTAAGTTTTGCAGAATCTAGAATTAGAGGTAATACAATCGCTGCTGAAGATGTACTTCATGATATTGGAGCTATTTCTATCACTAGTTCTGATTCACAAGCTATGGGTAGAGTTGGTGAAGTTGTTATTAGAACTTGGCAAGTTGCTGATAGTATGAAAAAACAAAGAGGGACTTTAGAATCTGATGATGAAAAGTGTGATAATGAAAGAATCAAAAGATATGTTGCAAAATATACTATAAACCCTGCTATTGCTTGTGGAATTGATGAGCATGTTGGTAGTGTAGAAGTTGGTAAGATGGCTGACTTAGTTCTTTGGACACCAGCATTTTTTGGAGTAAAACCTGAGATTGTATTAAAAGGTGGATTTATAGCTCTTGCTATGATGGGTGATTCTAATGCTTCTATTCCAACACCTGAACCAAATATGTATAGACCTATGTTTGGAAGTTTAGGAAAAGCAAGTGCTAAAACAAGCGCTATCTTTACTTCAAAAGTTGCAAGTGGAGATTTAAAAGATAAACTTGGAATTGAAAAACAAGTATTAGAAGTGAAAAATACTAGAAATATTGGTAAAAAAGATATGAAACTAAATGATTTCATAGGAGATATTCAAGTTGATCCTGAAACTTATGATGTGACTGTAAATGGTGAATTAATCACTTCAAACTATGTTGAAACAGTACCAATGGCTAAGAAATATTTCTTATTTTAGGAGTAAATTATGAGTATAAATGATATTAAAAAAGTTATTGAAATAAGAAAAAATATAGATTTTTACACTGATGAGGTTGAGTTATCATGGTTTGATATGCAAAAGCCAAATTTAACTGCAGTTTCAAAAGAGGATATAAATTTTATAGTAAAAGCTAAGTTTACACATCTTCATGAAAATGATTTTTTGATGTGTGAAGATGGTCATGTTATTAAAGTAAGTAGATGTGAAGATGAAATTTTCACTTTAGAGTTTGATGATGCATTAACTTTTGCAAAAACTGCTTATGAAATTGGAAATCGTCATCAACCAGTTATGATTGAAGATTTTAAAATTACAGTGTTAGATGATATTTCACTTGGTGATATTATCAAAGATTGTTATTCAAATAATGCAATAAAAGTTGAAAAAACAAAAGGGTACTTTAAACCAAATGGTAAAGCACATCACTCACACTAATTCTTTTTCAAAATCAAATTTAAAAAGCCTTAGTCGATTTTTACAAATCCTTGATGGGAGTTTTCCATCAGGTGTTTTTGTACACTCTTTTGGACTTGAACCACATGTGATAAAAGAAGAAGTAAAAGATATAAATAGTTTAAAAATCTATTTAGAAAATCTTATCATAGACCAATACTCACAAATGGAGTTTGTTTATATCAAAAAAGTTTATGAAGCTTTAGAAGATGATAAATTATCTATCATAAAAAGATTAGATAAGAATTTTAAAGCTTATTTGACTTTTGAATATGCAAAAGCTTCAAGGGATATTGGGCAAAACTATTATGCTCAAATAAAAAACTTAGCTACTAAAGATATAGTAAAAGAGTATTTTAAAGACATTGAAGAAAAAAAATCAGTTGCAAATGAGATCATAGTTTTAGCTTGTTTAGCTTATGATTTAGATATTAGCTTAGAAGATTTTATAGTAATGTGGACAAAGAAAAACCTTATAAATATAGCTGTAACAACTCTAAAAATATCAAGAATAAAACCAAGTGAAATTCAACAAATGTTATTTGAGTTTGATGAGATTTTAGAAAATTATGGATATGAAAATATTGGTGATAAAGTTACAAACTTTAATCCACTATTTGAAGAAGTGATTTTTGCACACTTAAATTTAGAACCAAAGATGTTCGCAACTTGATTATAAAGAAAAGAAGGAAAATATAAAATATGGCATTAAAAATAGGAATCGCAGGACCAGTTGGAAGTGGAAAAACTTCACTTATTGAAAGTCTTACAAATTTACTTAAAGATAAATACTCTTTAGGAATAGTTACAAATGATATTTATACAACTGAAGATGCAAATTATCTTAAAAAAACACTTGACTTAGATGAAGATAGAATCATAGGTGTTGAAACTGGTGGTTGTCCCCACACTGCTATTAGGGATGATATTTCTATGAATCAAAAAGCAGTAGTGGAACTTGAAGAAAAATTTAATCCTGATATTGTATTTGTAGAAAGTGGTGGAGATAATCTTAGTGCAACTTTTTCTTATGAATTAATTGATTATTATGTATATGTGATTGATGTGGCACAAGGTGCTGATATTCCTAGAAAAAAAGGAGCTGGTTTATTGTTTTCTGATTTACTTATTGTAAATAAAACTGACTTAGCACCTTATGTTGATATTGATTTAACTGATATGGAAAATGATGTTAAAGTTAGTAGAAAAAGCAAGCCTTATGTGTTTATTTCTAAAAAACAGAGCGATAGTTTAAATGGTGTAGTAAATTGGATTGAGGCTTTATTATGATATTCTGAATTTATTACATATAAAGATTATTTTAAGTCTATTTTTATCTCTTATTAAAACATATATAAGTATTTTAAATATATTATATAATTTCAAAAAATGATAAAGATAAAGAATGATAAAAATTTTAGTTGCCTTATTATTACCTATAATTCTATTTTCTAAGACTATTTTTTCAGAAGATGAAATAGAGTATATTAAAAATAAAAAAATTATTTTAGTTTCTAATGAGTATTTTTATGAGCCATATGATTATAATATTGATGGAGTAGCAAAGGGATATTCAATAGATTTATTAGAAATGCTTTTGGAAGATAGTGGTTTAAAAATAAAATATATAACAAAAGATTGGAATGAACTACTAAATGATTTAGAAAATAATAATATTGATTTGATGCACACAATGTATAAAACTGCAAATCGTGAAATAAAATTTAATTTTTCAACACCATATTCAAGATCAGTAAATGTATATGTTATTAGAAAAGATGGACCTAATATTTCAAATATAAAAGATTTGTATGGAAAAAAAGTAGGTGTAATAAAAGGCTGGAGTGAAGAGAATTTCTTTAATCAATATTCTGAAGTTTCAAAAATTTACTATAAAAGTTTTCAAGATAAATTAGAAGCTCTAAGTACAGGAGAAATAGATGCTATAATAAGTAGTGAAGATGTTGCAAATTATTATATAAAAAAATATGGTTTCTTCTCTCTTAAGGTATCTACAATAGTTAAGGAAAATTTTGCTAGAAAGTTAAATTCTTTACATTTTGCAACAAACATTAATAATCCTACTTTAATTTCAATAATAAATAAAGCCTATAATAATCTTTCTGTCCAAAAACTTGAACAATTAAATAAGAAATGGTTTGGTGATTTTACTAATTCAAGAATAACACTTAATAATGAAGAAAAAAAATATTTAAGAAATAAAAAAAACATTAATATGTGTATTGATCCAAATTGGGAACCTTTAGAATTTTTTGATTCAAAAGGTAATTATAAAGGTATAAGTGCTGATTATTTTAAATTGTATTCAAATGTTCTTGGAATTGATTTTAATGTAATTAAAACGGAAAACTGGAGCCAAACATTAAAGTATGCTCAAAATAGAAAGTGTGATATTATATCTCTTGCAATGAAGACACCAAAAAGAGAAGAGTATTTGAAATTTACATCTACTTATTTAAAATTACCCCTAGTTGTTGCTACAAAATTAGATATTCCTTTTATTGAAGATATAAAAGACTTATATAATAAACCAATTGGAATAATCAAAAACAACGCTATTTCAGAAATAATTAAAACAAAACATCCTGAGATTAATATTGTTGAAGTGAAAAATATCGAAGAGGGAATGAAGTTAGTTTCTAAAGGTGAGATATTTGGTTATGTAGATACTCTAACTACAATTAGTTCTTTTTTTCAAACAAGACAGAGAGATCAAGTT
This genomic interval carries:
- a CDS encoding type II toxin-antitoxin system prevent-host-death family antitoxin, with amino-acid sequence MNTILANYTASITELKKSPTELLKNAGDEAIAILNHNSPSAYLIPSKTYEKMMEIIEEYQLSKLVEERLNDSEKSIKVDIDEL
- the urtE gene encoding urea ABC transporter ATP-binding subunit UrtE gives rise to the protein MLKIEKVNQFYGQSHTLWDLDLEFKKGRCTCVMGRNGVGKTTLSKVIMGLLPIKDGGLIYNGSDISKLSDHKRASIAIGYVPQGREIFSQLTVLENLQIGVLSNRNKIKEVPSKIYDLFPVLKDMAHRKGGDLSGGQQQQLAIARALCIDPDFLILDEPSEGIQPNIVAQIGEVIDYLTKEENITVMLVEQKLPFARRHGDDFYVLDRGSVVANGEISQLSDDIIKKYMSV
- the urtD gene encoding urea ABC transporter ATP-binding protein UrtD; the encoded protein is MKLLKHENEQRIGNLKKGDRILLVDGVSVSFDGFKALNNLSFSINYGELRCIIGANGAGKSTMMDVVTGKTKPHTGHVIFGEAVDLLEMDEPSIAEIGIGRKFQKPTVFQNNTVFENLELAMKDDKRFFKTLFSKLNGEQRDKIEETMKLIGLQELSSQEAGILSHGQKQWLEIGMLIMQEPKLLLVDEPVAGMTPQEVENTAEILTNLAKDNAVVVVEHDMEFIRSIAKKVTVLHEGSVLAEGNMDAIQNNEDVRKVYLGE
- the urtB gene encoding urea ABC transporter permease subunit UrtB, with protein sequence MKTIFKIIFLNLLILSSMFSASFEEDIKALDTKSFKTKQQIVEQLANNYSEDDRLSILLSKMVQGDIYVTKEEKTFVILDKKEGNSYHTIDLLTNSALPAIDKYSLKKVKTNNKLRSVIKNLLAQMNLFSKNRDKRLKSAKNILDNVSIDDEELINKALKSEKDSNIIEVLTEAKNIIVANNYTGEQQLNAVVALGDFISSKSLATLKAIEQNKSSSVELKKAAAKSIASVESSRSFYSVLETAFFGLSQGSVLLLAAIGLAITFGVMKVINMAHGELIMIGAYTTYTIQQIMPGLIEYSIIIAIPAAFIVSGIVGILIERLVIRHLYGRPLETLLATFGISLILQQLVRTIYSPLNQEVKTPDWMSGALEVNSALSLTYNRLYIIIFAVIVFLAILYVMKKTSLGLKVRAVSQNRPIARAMGIKSSYIDAMTFGIGSGIAGVAGVALSQLTNVGPNLGQAYIVDSFMVVVFGGVGNLWGTLIAAFSLGEINKFIEPVAGAVLAKVIILVFIILFIQKKPRGLFPQKGRDAED
- a CDS encoding urease subunit beta encodes the protein MFLTNREQEKLLIYTASKLACERKERGLQLNYPEAVAILSSYILEGARDGKSVAQLMVDATKVLKEEDVLPGVASMMHMVQVEATFNDGTKLVTVHDPIPYDKNDIAPGEYFIDEGEIELNTGCETTTIEVENKGDRPVQIGSHYHFFEVNKELNFERIEAYGKRLDIPAGTSVRFEPGSKKSITLVDFTGKRYMSGFNGLVEGNLDDESTKAKAIENLKTFLGE
- a CDS encoding type II toxin-antitoxin system RelE family toxin; translated protein: MSYSLEFNPKALKEWSKLNSTIKEQFKKKLKERLENPRIPKDKLSGFENVYKIKLRNIGYRLAYEVKDEQIVVLVLTVGRRENNEVYKNLKK
- the urtC gene encoding urea ABC transporter permease subunit UrtC — protein: MRQPLVLKILENDKGGKIVLSTLAVVVLVVAFCNLFVPADSVFYISTFTVTILGKYLAFALLALALDLVWGYLGVLSLGHGAFFALGGYAWAMYLMRQIGDRGVYGNPELPDFMVFMNLKELPWFWYGFDNPLFALIMVALVPGILAFVFGWLAFKSRVTGVYLSIITQALTYALMLAFFRNDMGFGGNNGLTDFKDILGFDLQADTTRVGLLIITFLALAAGYLICRFIINSRLGRVVISIRDAESRVRFLGYKVEQYKLFIFVVSAVLAAIAGALYVPQVGIINPGVFSPLFSIELVIWVAIGGRGTLYGAIIGAIIVSYASTYFTSALPEVWLYALGALFVVVTLYLPKGVVGLISQINSKVKKA
- the ureC gene encoding urease subunit alpha, yielding MKISKEKYASMYGPTTNDRFRLADTSLIAKIEKDYTTYGEESKFGGGKTIRDGMAQSPTATEVADLIITNAIIIDFTGIYKADIGIKDGIIIAIGKSGNPNLCDGITPELEIGANTEILSAEGKIITAGGIDSHIHFISPGQIDEALSSGVTTMVGGGTGPNTGTNATTCTPGEWNISKMIQSVDDIPMNFGFMGKGNSSSYEALKMQIEAGAMGLKLHEDWGSTPNAIDTCLKVADDFDVQVAIHTDTLNESGFVDNTVDSFKNRTIHTFHSEGAGGGHAPDIMKVAGMENILPSSTNPTLPYTKNTIEEHLDMLMVCHHLSPKIPEDVSFAESRIRGNTIAAEDVLHDIGAISITSSDSQAMGRVGEVVIRTWQVADSMKKQRGTLESDDEKCDNERIKRYVAKYTINPAIACGIDEHVGSVEVGKMADLVLWTPAFFGVKPEIVLKGGFIALAMMGDSNASIPTPEPNMYRPMFGSLGKASAKTSAIFTSKVASGDLKDKLGIEKQVLEVKNTRNIGKKDMKLNDFIGDIQVDPETYDVTVNGELITSNYVETVPMAKKYFLF
- a CDS encoding tetratricopeptide repeat protein; translated protein: MQNLFIKLIIFIFVINLSLYARSENDTNAVLNLKAYAVFKMGQYDEARAIWEDLAKKGNTTALINLANLFEQGNGVKKDRKEALKYIQKAAELNDDRAQYELGIEYEKGIHLPRDIDKAEYWLKKSCENENSDAYLAYGIMLATAKGKGVENITNEQKVEALKWLKLAKQEGESEAADYIRILEKK
- a CDS encoding urease accessory protein UreD encodes the protein MSIKFSFTNDRFSLDKLCLPSRHYYFKMCENYIKLLNIGEGIFPKDRVKTAFTLSNSNLIITTESATKIYPSKKEYGINSINIDLKNSNLEFINDELILYKDSKYIQTFRLNFDEESTFFYTDILTDGRSFENFDFSSMLIKNSFYENKKLEYLEKFEVTGDSLKNYIKRKSSQNQIFAKMYIKTKNNDEFLNLLHSNEFESFTYSCEKRIIIGVISSNSMYELKNSMFSIWELYRKNLNKKAFVLGKQ